A DNA window from Danio aesculapii chromosome 1, fDanAes4.1, whole genome shotgun sequence contains the following coding sequences:
- the LOC130223104 gene encoding complement C3-like isoform X1, with translation MEVKLLFLSAVLLSSALLTLGDPLYVLSAPNLLRVGSSENVFVEAQDYIGTALNVMITVTNHPKKDKQILTKSVNLNAQNNFQILTDIKIPDDQNLFSDDPLEKQYVYLQAEFPTQTLEKVVMLSFQSGYIFVQTDKSIYTPGSAVLHRTFSLMPNMKPLSQCGIQVEIMNPQGITISSEKSFPVKGMKSGKYYIPEVASLGIWKVITRFANTPQKTFTAEFEVKEYVLPTIEVKLQPSKLFYYVGEESLTVDIKAKYLFGKQVEGNAFVMFGVMDGEMKTGITDSLQKIPIVKGVGTAELTKEMIETYKTINQLVGQSIYVSVSLLTESGSEMVETERRGIRIVTSPYSIHFKKTAQFFKPGMPFDVSIYVTNPDETPAENVAVEVNPGGVRGQTKANGIAKVRVNTRGDISTLDITARTKDPELTDQEQAVKKMTAHAYVPKGNSKNYLHISIDAAELEIGDQMKVYLMTGQSPGVKDQDYTYMILSKGQIVKIDRFKRQGQALITLSQPVTKDMMPSFRFVAYYHVGSDEVVSDSVWVDVKDTCMGKLKLQVKNKQNTYSTGEEVKLQISGDPGARVGLVVVDKALHVLNKNRLTQTKIWDVIEKHDTGCTAGGGRDVMGVFSDAGLMFESNTAGGTDTRTVTECPIPAKRKRRAESLADDDYYTESEEIVSRRHFPESWLWEEIDLCNNCPAPVRDKLIFLKDPTTTWQVLAISLSPTLGICVAEPEEIVVFKSLYIDLKMPYSAVRGEQLEIKAIIHNYTQMKHKVRVEFMESADVCSLASKKGKYITTVTVPKDSSISVPYVIIPMKLGNHMIEVKAAAYDAVYTDGVRRSLKVVSEGVLYRLPRPNVELNPIMNGESPITVRPDIPADRVPDTPAHTYISITGEDTSQTMEQAISGSFMGAFIIRPQGDAEANIIITTLAVIATHYLDSTNQWDTVGVKRRDEAIGHIKTGYQHQLSFRKPDGSYGTWMVRPSSTWLTAYVAKIFTMANELTSVNENVICSALKWLVYNKQLADGSFKEDTAVIRNEIMGGLQDKDKVSLTAFVTIALQEGREICAAPVDSVHESIRKAVAFLEGQITRLSDPYAVALTSYAMAGADKLNKEILMKHSTLGEAGRYWNVPGQLYHTQEATSYAVLALVKARELNAAGEAVHYLGRQHYSNSGFATTQVNLMVFQAVAEYRTQVKDSQNFNLEVELAVEGRSKPTRYTIKRDNWHAARSDKVDINKHFNVTAKGTGKATLSVLTLYYARPVEKKSDCTLFDLSVKIEKEPETIQGQGAIETFKLTMDFFYKNPKSPATMTILDIGIPTGFTVETRDLEELSQGKEKYIQKFELDKALSERGSLILYLDKVSNKASEKIVFRMHKMFEVGLLQPAAVTIYEYYSPNARCTKYYHPKTDGALKTLCQRDLCLCAEETCSYQKKNTVNDDERLENACDSRTDYVYKVTVVGMVLDKNIDIYNLKVEQALRAGSENYVEGLLRIFQAHPRCRDSLGLQEYKSYLIMGPSTDLTLHGEHLQYSFGMQNWVEYWPTVEEGQTPEFRERFNGISKLTKTLLENGCPT, from the exons atGGAGGTGAAGCTGCTGTTTCTCTCTGCTGTTCTTCTCTCCTCAGCACTCCTCACACTGGGTGACCCGTT ATATGTGCTGTCGGCTCCTAATCTGCTGAGAGTGGGTTCATCAGAGAACGTGTTCGTGGAGGCGCAGGATTACATTGGAACAGCCCTTAATGTGATGATCACAGTAACAAACCACCCAAAGAAAGACAAGCAGATCCTGACCAAATCAGTGAATCTGAACGCACAAAACAATTTCCAGATCCTCACAGATATAAAG ATCCCTGATGATCAGAACTTATTCTCTGATGACCCTCTGGAGAAGCAGTATGTGTATCTGCAAGCTGAATTTCCAACGCAAACTCTGGAGAAAGTGGTCATGCTGTCCTTCCAGTCTGGATATATATTTGTACAGACTGACAAGTCTATCTACACGCCTGGGAGTGCAG TCCTGCACAGGACTTTTTCCCTGATGCCAAATATGAAACCACTCAGTCAGTGTGGAATCCAAGTGGAAATCATG AATCCACAAGGCATCACTATTTCATCAGAGAAGTCATTTCCAGTAAAAGGTATGAAGTCTGGAAAATACTACATCCCCGAGGTTGCCAG TCTTGGCATCTGGAAGGTAATCACACGATTCGCAAACACTCCTCAGAAGACGTTTACTGCAGAGTTTGAGGTCAAAGAATACG TGCTTCCAACAATTGAGGTGAAATTACAACCCAGTAAACTATTCTACTATGTGGGCGAAGAAAGTCTGACAGTCGACATCAAAGCCAA GTACCTGTTTGGAAAGCAGGTGGAAGGAAATGCGTTTGTGATGTTTGGTGTGATGGACGGGGAGATGAAAACAGGCATTACTGACTCTCTGCAAAAAATTCCG ATTGTGAAAGGAGTAGGAACTGCAGAATTGACCAAGGAAATGATCGAGACCTACAAAACCATTAACCAACTGGTTGGACAATCAATCTATGTTTCAGTCAGTCTTCTAACTGAAAGTG gCAGTGAGATGGTGGAAACAGAAAGGAGAGGCATTCGTATTGTGACGTCTCCGTACTCCATCCACTTCAAGAAAACAGCTCAATTCTTCAAACCTGGAATGCCCTTCGATGTCTCG ATCTATGTAACAAATCCTGATGAGACGCCTGCTGAAAATGTGGCAGTGGAGGTCAATCCTGGAGGAGTCAGAGGCCAAACAAAAGCCAATGGTATTGCAAAAGTGAGAGTCAACACTCGGGGAGACATTTCCACACTGGATATCACT GCACGAACCAAAGATCCAGAATTAACAGACCAAGAGCAAGCAGTGAAGAAGATGACGGCTCATGCTTATGTTCCCAAAGGCAACTCTAAAAACTACCTGCACATCAGCATTGATGCTGCGGAGCTTGAGATCGGTGATCAAATGAAAGTTTATCTGATGACTGGACAAAGTCCAGGAGTCAAAGATCAAGATTACACATACATG ATTTTGAGTAAAGgtcagattgttaaaatagacaGGTTCAAGAGACAAGGACAAGCTCTCATCACTCTGTCTCAACCCGTGACCAAAGACATGATGCCGTCCTTCCGCTTTGTGGCTTATTACCATGTGGGCTCAGATGAGGTGGTGTCTGATTCAGTCTGGGTCGATGTGAAGGACACGTGCATGGGAAAG ctcaagcttcaggtgaagaacAAGCAGAATACCTATAGCACAGGAGAGGAGGTCAAGCTGCAAATAAGTGGAGATCCTGGAGCCAGAGTTGGTCTGGTGGTGGTTGACAAGGCTTTGCACGTCCTTAACAAGAACAGGCTCACTCAGACAAAG ATCTGGGACGTCATAGAGAAGCATGACACTGGCTGTACAGCAGGAGGTGGAAGAGATGTTATGGGGGTTTTCAGTGATGCAGGGCTGATGTTTGAGTCAAACACTGCAGGAGGAACTGACACCAGAACAG TGACTGAGTGTCCAATTCCTGCAAAGAGAAAACGAAGAGCAGAGTCACTAG CAGATGACGACTATTATACAGAGTCTGAAGAGATCGTGTCACGTAGACATTTCCCCGAGAGCTGGCTGTGGGAGGAGATTGATCTGTGCAATAACTG TCCAGCACCAGTCAGAGATAAACTTATCTTCCTAAAAGACCCTACAACTACCTGGCAGGTCTTGGCCATCAGTCTGTCACCAACACTGG GCATCTGTGTGGCAGAACCGGAGGAGATCGTTGTTTTTAAGAGTCTGTACATTGACCTCAAGATGCCTTACTCGGCTGTACGAGGTGAACAACTGGAAATAAAGGCCATTATTCACAACTACACTCAAATGAAGCATAAG GTGCGTGTGGAGTTCATGGAGTCAGCGGATGTTTGCAGTCTTGCCAGTAAGAAAGGAAAATACATAACAACAGTAACTGTCCCAAAAGACTCCAGCATATCGGTTCCATATGTGATCATTCCCATGAAACTGGGCAATCACATGATTGAGGTGAAAGCTGCGGCGTATGATGCTGTCTACACTGATGGAGTGAGAAGGAGCCTGAAGGTGGTG TCTGAGGGTGTGTTGTATCGGTTGCCGAGACCAAATGTGGAGCTCAATCCCATTATGAACG GGGAAAGTCCTATAACTGTTAGGCCTGATATCCCAGCTGACCGGGTTCCAGACACTCCTGCTCACACATACATTTCAATAACTG GTGAAGATACCAGCCAGACTATGGAGCAGGCCATCAGTGGAAGCTTCATGGGTGCATTTATTATCAGGCCGCAAGGAGATGCAGAGGCAAACATTATCATCACAACTTTAGCAGTCATCGCCACTCATTATCTGGACAGCACCAATCAGTGGGATACTGTGGGCGTGAAGCGCCGTGATGAAGCCATTGGCCACATTAAAACAG GTTATCAACATCAGCTGAGCTTTCGTAAACCAGATGGATCCTACGGCACCTGGATGGTCAGACCAAGCAGTACATG GCTGACCGCATATGTGGCCAAAATCTTCACCATGGCCAATGAGCTTACTTCTGTAAATGAAAATGTGATCTGCAGCGCCCTCAAGTGGCTGGTTTATAACAAACAACTGGCAGACGGATCTTTTAAAGAGGATACAGCTGTAATTCGAAATGAGATAATG GGTGGTTTACAGGACAAAGATAAAGTCTCTCTGACGGCCTTTGTCACAATTGCCCTGCAGGAGGGCAGAGAGATCTGTGCTGCACCAGTTGAT AGTGTGCATGAAAGCATCAGGAAGGCTGTTGCCTTTTTGGAAGGCCAAATTACAAGACTCAGCGATCCTTATGCTGTTGCGTTGACGTCCTACGCCATGGCCGGTGCAGACAAACTCAATAAAGAAATCTTGATGAAACACTCCACCTTAGGAGAAG CGGGTAGGTACTGGAATGTCCCCGGACAGCTGTATCACACACAGGAGGCCACATCCTATGCTGTGCTAGCACTAGTGAAAGCCAGAGAGTTAAATGCAGCCGGAGAGGCCGTACACTACCTGGGCCGTCAGCACTACTCCAACAGTGGATTTGCCACTACACAG GTGAACCTCATGGTGTTCCAGGCTGTAGCAGAGTACCGTACACAGGTGAAGGACAGCCAAAACTTCAACCTGGAAGTTGAGTTGGCAGTTGAAGGAAGAAGCAAACCTACCAGATATACCATCAAAAGAGATAATTGGCATGCTGCACGGTCAGACAAG GTGGACATAAACAAGCACTTTAATGTGACTGCGAAAGGAACTGGGAAAGCCACTCTCTCA GTCTTGACGCTGTACTACGCCAGACCTGTTGAGAAGAAATCCGACTGCACACTGTTTGATCTGAGTGTTAAAATAGAGAAAGAGCCTGAAA CAATACAAGGACAAGGAGCCATAGAAACATTCAAGCTTACAATGGATTTCTT CTACAAGAACCCAAAATCTCCTGCCACCATGACTATTCTGGACATTGGCATACCGACAGGATTTACTGTGGAGACAAGAGATCTTGAAGAG TTATCTCAGGGGAAGGAGAAATACATTCAGAAATTTGAGTTGGACAAAGCGCTGTCAGAACGAGGATCCCTCATCCTATACTTAGACAAG GTTTCTAATAAGGCATCAGAAAAAATTGTCTTCAGAATGCACAAGATGTTTGAAGTGGGTCTGCTTCAACCTGCTGCAGTCACCATATATGAGTATTACTCACCCA atgcACGCTGTACAAAGTACTACCACCCTaaaacagatggtgctctaaaaACACTGTGTCAGAGAGACCTGTGCCTGTGTGCTGAAG AAACCTGCAGTTACCAGAAGAAAAACACTGTCAATGACGATGAGCGTTTGGAAAACGCCTGTGATTCTCGCACAGATTATG TTTATAAAGTCACAGTGGTGGGGATGGTACTGGACAAAAATATAGACATCTACAACTTGAAGGTGGAGCAGGCCTTAAGAGCAG GTTCTGAAAATTATGTTGAGGGGTTACTGAGGATTTTTCAGGCTCATCCGAGATGTAGAGACTCTTTGGGATTACAAGAATATAAGTCATACCTCATCATGGGCCCATCCACTGACCTGACACTTCATGGTGAACA CCTGCAGTATAGCTTTGGAATGCAGAACTGGGTTGAATACTGGCCCACAGTAGAAGAGGGCCAAACCCCGGAGTTTAGAGAGCGATTCAATGGGATCAGTAAACTTACTAAAACACTTCTTGAAAATGGATGTCCCACTTAA
- the LOC130223104 gene encoding complement C3-like isoform X2, with the protein MEVKLLFLSAVLLSSALLTLGDPLYVLSAPNLLRVGSSENVFVEAQDYIGTALNVMITVTNHPKKDKQILTKSVNLNAQNNFQILTDIKIPDDQNLFSDDPLEKQYVYLQAEFPTQTLEKVVMLSFQSGYIFVQTDKSIYTPGSAVLHRTFSLMPNMKPLSQCGIQVEIMNPQGITISSEKSFPVKGMKSGKYYIPEVASLGIWKVITRFANTPQKTFTAEFEVKEYVLPTIEVKLQPSKLFYYVGEESLTVDIKAKYLFGKQVEGNAFVMFGVMDGEMKTGITDSLQKIPIVKGVGTAELTKEMIETYKTINQLVGQSIYVSVSLLTESGSEMVETERRGIRIVTSPYSIHFKKTAQFFKPGMPFDVSIYVTNPDETPAENVAVEVNPGGVRGQTKANGIAKVRVNTRGDISTLDITARTKDPELTDQEQAVKKMTAHAYVPKGNSKNYLHISIDAAELEIGDQMKVYLMTGQSPGVKDQDYTYMILSKGQIVKIDRFKRQGQALITLSQPVTKDMMPSFRFVAYYHVGSDEVVSDSVWVDVKDTCMGKLKLQVKNKQNTYSTGEEVKLQISGDPGARVGLVVVDKALHVLNKNRLTQTKIWDVIEKHDTGCTAGGGRDVMGVFSDAGLMFESNTAGGTDTRTVTECPIPAKRKRRAESLDDDYYTESEEIVSRRHFPESWLWEEIDLCNNCPAPVRDKLIFLKDPTTTWQVLAISLSPTLGICVAEPEEIVVFKSLYIDLKMPYSAVRGEQLEIKAIIHNYTQMKHKVRVEFMESADVCSLASKKGKYITTVTVPKDSSISVPYVIIPMKLGNHMIEVKAAAYDAVYTDGVRRSLKVVSEGVLYRLPRPNVELNPIMNGESPITVRPDIPADRVPDTPAHTYISITGEDTSQTMEQAISGSFMGAFIIRPQGDAEANIIITTLAVIATHYLDSTNQWDTVGVKRRDEAIGHIKTGYQHQLSFRKPDGSYGTWMVRPSSTWLTAYVAKIFTMANELTSVNENVICSALKWLVYNKQLADGSFKEDTAVIRNEIMGGLQDKDKVSLTAFVTIALQEGREICAAPVDSVHESIRKAVAFLEGQITRLSDPYAVALTSYAMAGADKLNKEILMKHSTLGEAGRYWNVPGQLYHTQEATSYAVLALVKARELNAAGEAVHYLGRQHYSNSGFATTQVNLMVFQAVAEYRTQVKDSQNFNLEVELAVEGRSKPTRYTIKRDNWHAARSDKVDINKHFNVTAKGTGKATLSVLTLYYARPVEKKSDCTLFDLSVKIEKEPETIQGQGAIETFKLTMDFFYKNPKSPATMTILDIGIPTGFTVETRDLEELSQGKEKYIQKFELDKALSERGSLILYLDKVSNKASEKIVFRMHKMFEVGLLQPAAVTIYEYYSPNARCTKYYHPKTDGALKTLCQRDLCLCAEETCSYQKKNTVNDDERLENACDSRTDYVYKVTVVGMVLDKNIDIYNLKVEQALRAGSENYVEGLLRIFQAHPRCRDSLGLQEYKSYLIMGPSTDLTLHGEHLQYSFGMQNWVEYWPTVEEGQTPEFRERFNGISKLTKTLLENGCPT; encoded by the exons atGGAGGTGAAGCTGCTGTTTCTCTCTGCTGTTCTTCTCTCCTCAGCACTCCTCACACTGGGTGACCCGTT ATATGTGCTGTCGGCTCCTAATCTGCTGAGAGTGGGTTCATCAGAGAACGTGTTCGTGGAGGCGCAGGATTACATTGGAACAGCCCTTAATGTGATGATCACAGTAACAAACCACCCAAAGAAAGACAAGCAGATCCTGACCAAATCAGTGAATCTGAACGCACAAAACAATTTCCAGATCCTCACAGATATAAAG ATCCCTGATGATCAGAACTTATTCTCTGATGACCCTCTGGAGAAGCAGTATGTGTATCTGCAAGCTGAATTTCCAACGCAAACTCTGGAGAAAGTGGTCATGCTGTCCTTCCAGTCTGGATATATATTTGTACAGACTGACAAGTCTATCTACACGCCTGGGAGTGCAG TCCTGCACAGGACTTTTTCCCTGATGCCAAATATGAAACCACTCAGTCAGTGTGGAATCCAAGTGGAAATCATG AATCCACAAGGCATCACTATTTCATCAGAGAAGTCATTTCCAGTAAAAGGTATGAAGTCTGGAAAATACTACATCCCCGAGGTTGCCAG TCTTGGCATCTGGAAGGTAATCACACGATTCGCAAACACTCCTCAGAAGACGTTTACTGCAGAGTTTGAGGTCAAAGAATACG TGCTTCCAACAATTGAGGTGAAATTACAACCCAGTAAACTATTCTACTATGTGGGCGAAGAAAGTCTGACAGTCGACATCAAAGCCAA GTACCTGTTTGGAAAGCAGGTGGAAGGAAATGCGTTTGTGATGTTTGGTGTGATGGACGGGGAGATGAAAACAGGCATTACTGACTCTCTGCAAAAAATTCCG ATTGTGAAAGGAGTAGGAACTGCAGAATTGACCAAGGAAATGATCGAGACCTACAAAACCATTAACCAACTGGTTGGACAATCAATCTATGTTTCAGTCAGTCTTCTAACTGAAAGTG gCAGTGAGATGGTGGAAACAGAAAGGAGAGGCATTCGTATTGTGACGTCTCCGTACTCCATCCACTTCAAGAAAACAGCTCAATTCTTCAAACCTGGAATGCCCTTCGATGTCTCG ATCTATGTAACAAATCCTGATGAGACGCCTGCTGAAAATGTGGCAGTGGAGGTCAATCCTGGAGGAGTCAGAGGCCAAACAAAAGCCAATGGTATTGCAAAAGTGAGAGTCAACACTCGGGGAGACATTTCCACACTGGATATCACT GCACGAACCAAAGATCCAGAATTAACAGACCAAGAGCAAGCAGTGAAGAAGATGACGGCTCATGCTTATGTTCCCAAAGGCAACTCTAAAAACTACCTGCACATCAGCATTGATGCTGCGGAGCTTGAGATCGGTGATCAAATGAAAGTTTATCTGATGACTGGACAAAGTCCAGGAGTCAAAGATCAAGATTACACATACATG ATTTTGAGTAAAGgtcagattgttaaaatagacaGGTTCAAGAGACAAGGACAAGCTCTCATCACTCTGTCTCAACCCGTGACCAAAGACATGATGCCGTCCTTCCGCTTTGTGGCTTATTACCATGTGGGCTCAGATGAGGTGGTGTCTGATTCAGTCTGGGTCGATGTGAAGGACACGTGCATGGGAAAG ctcaagcttcaggtgaagaacAAGCAGAATACCTATAGCACAGGAGAGGAGGTCAAGCTGCAAATAAGTGGAGATCCTGGAGCCAGAGTTGGTCTGGTGGTGGTTGACAAGGCTTTGCACGTCCTTAACAAGAACAGGCTCACTCAGACAAAG ATCTGGGACGTCATAGAGAAGCATGACACTGGCTGTACAGCAGGAGGTGGAAGAGATGTTATGGGGGTTTTCAGTGATGCAGGGCTGATGTTTGAGTCAAACACTGCAGGAGGAACTGACACCAGAACAG TGACTGAGTGTCCAATTCCTGCAAAGAGAAAACGAAGAGCAGAGTCACTAG ATGACGACTATTATACAGAGTCTGAAGAGATCGTGTCACGTAGACATTTCCCCGAGAGCTGGCTGTGGGAGGAGATTGATCTGTGCAATAACTG TCCAGCACCAGTCAGAGATAAACTTATCTTCCTAAAAGACCCTACAACTACCTGGCAGGTCTTGGCCATCAGTCTGTCACCAACACTGG GCATCTGTGTGGCAGAACCGGAGGAGATCGTTGTTTTTAAGAGTCTGTACATTGACCTCAAGATGCCTTACTCGGCTGTACGAGGTGAACAACTGGAAATAAAGGCCATTATTCACAACTACACTCAAATGAAGCATAAG GTGCGTGTGGAGTTCATGGAGTCAGCGGATGTTTGCAGTCTTGCCAGTAAGAAAGGAAAATACATAACAACAGTAACTGTCCCAAAAGACTCCAGCATATCGGTTCCATATGTGATCATTCCCATGAAACTGGGCAATCACATGATTGAGGTGAAAGCTGCGGCGTATGATGCTGTCTACACTGATGGAGTGAGAAGGAGCCTGAAGGTGGTG TCTGAGGGTGTGTTGTATCGGTTGCCGAGACCAAATGTGGAGCTCAATCCCATTATGAACG GGGAAAGTCCTATAACTGTTAGGCCTGATATCCCAGCTGACCGGGTTCCAGACACTCCTGCTCACACATACATTTCAATAACTG GTGAAGATACCAGCCAGACTATGGAGCAGGCCATCAGTGGAAGCTTCATGGGTGCATTTATTATCAGGCCGCAAGGAGATGCAGAGGCAAACATTATCATCACAACTTTAGCAGTCATCGCCACTCATTATCTGGACAGCACCAATCAGTGGGATACTGTGGGCGTGAAGCGCCGTGATGAAGCCATTGGCCACATTAAAACAG GTTATCAACATCAGCTGAGCTTTCGTAAACCAGATGGATCCTACGGCACCTGGATGGTCAGACCAAGCAGTACATG GCTGACCGCATATGTGGCCAAAATCTTCACCATGGCCAATGAGCTTACTTCTGTAAATGAAAATGTGATCTGCAGCGCCCTCAAGTGGCTGGTTTATAACAAACAACTGGCAGACGGATCTTTTAAAGAGGATACAGCTGTAATTCGAAATGAGATAATG GGTGGTTTACAGGACAAAGATAAAGTCTCTCTGACGGCCTTTGTCACAATTGCCCTGCAGGAGGGCAGAGAGATCTGTGCTGCACCAGTTGAT AGTGTGCATGAAAGCATCAGGAAGGCTGTTGCCTTTTTGGAAGGCCAAATTACAAGACTCAGCGATCCTTATGCTGTTGCGTTGACGTCCTACGCCATGGCCGGTGCAGACAAACTCAATAAAGAAATCTTGATGAAACACTCCACCTTAGGAGAAG CGGGTAGGTACTGGAATGTCCCCGGACAGCTGTATCACACACAGGAGGCCACATCCTATGCTGTGCTAGCACTAGTGAAAGCCAGAGAGTTAAATGCAGCCGGAGAGGCCGTACACTACCTGGGCCGTCAGCACTACTCCAACAGTGGATTTGCCACTACACAG GTGAACCTCATGGTGTTCCAGGCTGTAGCAGAGTACCGTACACAGGTGAAGGACAGCCAAAACTTCAACCTGGAAGTTGAGTTGGCAGTTGAAGGAAGAAGCAAACCTACCAGATATACCATCAAAAGAGATAATTGGCATGCTGCACGGTCAGACAAG GTGGACATAAACAAGCACTTTAATGTGACTGCGAAAGGAACTGGGAAAGCCACTCTCTCA GTCTTGACGCTGTACTACGCCAGACCTGTTGAGAAGAAATCCGACTGCACACTGTTTGATCTGAGTGTTAAAATAGAGAAAGAGCCTGAAA CAATACAAGGACAAGGAGCCATAGAAACATTCAAGCTTACAATGGATTTCTT CTACAAGAACCCAAAATCTCCTGCCACCATGACTATTCTGGACATTGGCATACCGACAGGATTTACTGTGGAGACAAGAGATCTTGAAGAG TTATCTCAGGGGAAGGAGAAATACATTCAGAAATTTGAGTTGGACAAAGCGCTGTCAGAACGAGGATCCCTCATCCTATACTTAGACAAG GTTTCTAATAAGGCATCAGAAAAAATTGTCTTCAGAATGCACAAGATGTTTGAAGTGGGTCTGCTTCAACCTGCTGCAGTCACCATATATGAGTATTACTCACCCA atgcACGCTGTACAAAGTACTACCACCCTaaaacagatggtgctctaaaaACACTGTGTCAGAGAGACCTGTGCCTGTGTGCTGAAG AAACCTGCAGTTACCAGAAGAAAAACACTGTCAATGACGATGAGCGTTTGGAAAACGCCTGTGATTCTCGCACAGATTATG TTTATAAAGTCACAGTGGTGGGGATGGTACTGGACAAAAATATAGACATCTACAACTTGAAGGTGGAGCAGGCCTTAAGAGCAG GTTCTGAAAATTATGTTGAGGGGTTACTGAGGATTTTTCAGGCTCATCCGAGATGTAGAGACTCTTTGGGATTACAAGAATATAAGTCATACCTCATCATGGGCCCATCCACTGACCTGACACTTCATGGTGAACA CCTGCAGTATAGCTTTGGAATGCAGAACTGGGTTGAATACTGGCCCACAGTAGAAGAGGGCCAAACCCCGGAGTTTAGAGAGCGATTCAATGGGATCAGTAAACTTACTAAAACACTTCTTGAAAATGGATGTCCCACTTAA